The genomic segment ACCAGCGATCATCTCCTCGCTGAGGTAGGACCGGGCCTCAGCCTGCTGGTCCGTCTGCAGAAGACACGGGCCATCAAAGAGCCGAAGGGGCAGCCCGGAGTACATTCCTGCCTTCACCCCGTTCTCCTGCACCCCAATTTCTGTACATGCCCCCTAAGTTCCTGCAGAGCAACAGCTCCCAGTTGCCCCACTCTGGGCATGCCCCCACAGCACCCAGCCCCACTTTTGAAGAACTGGGGATTATGTCTCGCTTGTCAATCAGAGATCAAGTTAggaccgccccgccccccccttcCTCGAATCATTAAATGTGGCCTCATCTCTTCTCAGCAGCTTTTCGGGGATCAGCTGGAATCAGCCGAGTGAGAAGGCTTTGTAAAGTGCCAGCACGATTCCAGCATGGTTTTCCAGTTTCCCCTACCTGCTCATCACGCCTGGTACtttaataggtgctcaataaatgtttgtggtcACACAAATAATAATGTGACGGAAAGTTACTGAGTACTGACCAAGGGTCAGGCCATAGACCTGGTACcaccaaggagtcagacacattCCCTGCCTCTGAGAACTTGCAGAGACAGAGGGTGTAAGCTTCCTTCTGAAGCCTCAGTCATCGGAGTAAATACCACTCGGTGCTGGGCAGAGTGGGATGTTGGCCTTGCGGGGGTGACAGATGGCTCTGGAGAGTTCCAGTCACATCCAAGTCCAGCCACCCAGCCAGGGCTCTGGACTGAGGCTGGCCGTGAGGGAAGGCTGAAGCATCCTAGGAGTCCTTTAGctggctggcagggcctgtcctcctgtctccctcctcccctccccctccccagtcctGAGCCAGAAGGGCAGACTATTTTTAGTCAGGCATGGGCAACAGCAGCTGCCCTCCGGGTCTAGTTACTCCTTGAAGAGAAGCGGGGAGGGCTCTGGGAGGAGAAGCACAGCCTCAAATCCCAGCCCCTCTCAGGGAGGCTGACATCTCTCTAATCCTGCTGTATCATCTTTGGCCCCTTGGAGCTCTGGGGTTCTGCTCCTGAGCAGGCCTCCTGTCTTCCAGAGGGGGGCTTTAGCAAGGCTTCCAGCCCATCCCTCTACCACCACTCACTGCCTTGCTGGATTACCCCCTCTCCACCATTAGCGAGACAAGCTGAGGCCCCTCATAATCCTCTGATCCACACTGCTAGAAGCCTCAAAAGATCTCAGGGAACCAGGATGCCTGGAGGATGGACCCCTGGAATGTCCTCCCTAGCCCTCCCCTTCTAAGACAAGTCCAAGGCCGTCTTCCAGCCTTCCTCCCAGACACCGGGGTTCCAGGAGCCTTCAGATTCCATCTTCACACATCCAAGTGACTGCCCCACCAAGCACCCAGATCTGAAAGATGCCCAGAAGAGCTCCAGTGAGGGCAGAAAGGAAGTCCCTTCTGGTCCTTACCATTTTGCGTGCCAACCTGGACTCCACCACTGCAGGTTACCTCCGTACACCAACACCCAAAGATGCCCTGGCCCTCTCTAGCCCCTCGGATTTGTAGGGgcatcctctcctcccacctccctgctccccaggACCGATGCCCTGGCCAATCAGATCCTGGGGTCAGCGAGCCACCCCCTCCCAGAGTCCTAGCCCATTACCTAATTTAGCCAAGGGCCCTTGCAGAGAAATTTAAGCCTCCGAGCAGGTGGCAGGCCTTGACGTCCTAGATTCTTGTGAGGAGAACCCGCCCTGCTCTGCCGCTCCTAGTgagcccccccaccctgcccccaagaAGCACACTGGCTCCAAGATGGGTGAGGAAGATCAGGGTAGAGGGAAGTGAGGCAGCATAGTAGCATGGAAGAGCACAGGCCTTGACGTTCAAAACCCAAGATCCAAGTCCTGTCCCTACAAGCTGTGCATACGTGGGCAGGTGGCAATGCCACTCTGAGCTTCAGTGTCCTTGTGTGTGAGATAGGGACAGTCATAACCTCCCTCCCAGAGAAACCGTGGTAAACAGGAGCCTGGGTTTAAGTCATCGGGCTTGTGCCAGCTACTTAAAGTCAGTGCTTTGCAAGTGGAGTGTTTTGTCTTTGAATCAGAGACCAGAGGGGGACGGGACAGGAGGAGGGGAAATTGACAGCCTCTGCGACGTGCTGCACATGTGCTAAGCGTTTTAATCATCTGATCTCACCCAATACTCATCCTGTGAGGTAGCAACTATGGTTATTCCCCTTTTTACCGGGGAGCTTTGTAAATCATAAAGCTCTATAGTCACGTTGGGGATTCTTATTCATCCTGACTGAGGGGAAGTTGGGGCAGACGGTCCTCCAGGGACCTGTCTGGAAGGAAAAATGAATAGAGGGGTCCAGGAAATGGGGTATGCacttgaaagagaaagaaacattgAAAGTAGAGTCTTACGTCAAGCTTACCTTGTCCAGGAAAGGAGGTTTGGGGACTCACTTTTTTAAGGGGGAAGGGGAACCAGGGGAGGTTTCCCTAAGTAAATGCAGGTATAGCTGGCCCTTTGCTGGAGCTCAGGGAAGAAGTTTGGAGGAGCTCAGCTGGCCTTCTGGAGAGTGAAGGGGTGGGTGGATCAAGTCAAATACGAAGGGAGACCACCCTGAGAATCCACGGGTCCACCAGGGTGTTGGGATGGGCAACATTCATGGACTCTCATCAAGTAACAGAAAGAGCACGATGATGACTAAACACAGGGTCTGGGGCCAGGGAAAGGGGGCTGGACACCAAGGAAGGTAGACGGACAGTGGCAGCTGGGCTCTCTTCTTGCCCTACATAGATATTCCCAAGGAAAGCTCAGTGGAGCCAGGCCAGGCTAAATAAGGCCTCCCCCAGCCAGGCCCAGGGCCAAGGAGCGATACTCTCCAGGGGGTGCCTATTTGGACACAAACATTGGAATCACTTGATCCTTTAGGAACAGAGTATAGAGAGTATAGAACTCCCAGGAGTCCTTTGTTCATTAGTTTGTTCTTTAATTTATTCATGGAAATAGATAAGGTCCAAACTCAGTGTGGCCAAGCAAGGTCCCACTGACCCTTCCATTCTCATTCCCCAccttgcatgtggttctgctctGGTTCAAGCTAAAATGCAGCTCCAAACACCACCCTTTATAGCCCTCCAAGCCCTTGCACATGTAGGtttgttggtttggtttttttttttttttttaatatttacttatttggctgtgccgggtcttagttgaggcatgtggtatGTTCGATCTtcattgcggcatgcaggatctttagttgtggcctgtgaactcttggttgcagcatgtgggatccagttccctgaccagggattgaacttggggcccccgcactgggagcgcagagtcttagcccctggaccaggAGTGAAGTCCCTCGTTTTCTTCGTCTTAAAAATGGACCATTCTTGTCCACTAACAGCCTGTTCCCCAGGAGGTTGTAAGGGTTAGATATGACCCCTTTTCAAGTGCCTAGAACCAGGTGGAGGATACCGTGGAACATCGGGAAATGAGAGCCCTGCCTCTTCTGCACCAAGGGATGGCAGGGAGTGTGTGTTCCATTCAAAGCCATCCCCCGACCCCTCTCTCCTGCACCATTTAAAAAGGGCaggagtggacttccctggtgacgtGGAggataagagtctgcctgccaatgcagggaatgtgggttcaaaacctggtctgggaagattccacatgctgcagagcaactaagcccatgctccacaactactgagccctcgctcCAGAGCCCGCGAGCTGCAACTTCCAAGCCcaagtgctgcagctactgaagcccaggtgcctggagcctgtgctctgcaacaagagaagccactgcaatgaaacgaagagtagcccctactcgccacaactagagaaggccagGCGCAGccaaaagttaaattaaaaaaatttttttccataaattaaaaaaaaaaatttaaaggaggaGCTACCATCCGAGATTTTATTTGATCATATGATATAACTAGCACTATCTGCCCTGCTAGGGACTGATAGCTAGGCCTTCTGACAGGAAGGGACAATAAATTCTTGACCTACAGCTGCCTTctggataaaagataaaaacacagCTCGTTAGAGGAATTGCTGAGATTGCAACTGACATCGTGAGATAAAAAAACAGGATGTGGAACTCAGGACACCTGGGCTGCAAGGCCCCACTCTCAGAAACCTCTGGcaagctgtgtgacttcagacaaGTAACTCAGTCTCTCTgggtctgtttcctcatttgtctaTGTGCTATGTGTGAGGCAAGCTCAAATGAGATTGTAAGAGCGTGTGAACACTGGAGAAACAATAATCATTGTGTAACTGATGAAACTGATGATCCTCTTAACCCCTGCTCTGAGCTAAGCCCTGGACTAGGGTCCTTTCCGAGAGCTGCAAAATTCGTGCTTCAGGTCTTATTGTTCTTGTTTTACGTATGAGAAAACCTAGGCCACTCGAGGTTAGATTCCATCTCAGATCACATGGCTTCTCTTGGCCTCGGCTTCCTCCCAGGAGAGATGGGTTTCTGACTGCCGCGCAGTGACTTTGGAAAGTTAAAGAGTGCTGGGTGGAAATGAGGGGACAGTCTGCGGCCAGCCTGGGTCTCCGGGGGGGGCGGGTGGCGGATTCAAGGAGGGCGTAGGCCCCTCCGGATTGGGGACGATCCCGGAGGAGGCCTGGCCTACCCAGGATTCCCACAGCCCTCCTGGAGCAAAGGGCCCGGGATTCCCGGGCGGCTCCGGGAGCGGGCGGGGCGGGAGGCGGGCCAGCGGCAGGAAGGGGCCGGAGCGGCGCTCGGAGCGAACTGGGCCGGGTCGGTGGAACCCGGTCGGCCCCGGCCAGCCTCTGGGAGCTGTACCCGGGAGCGGGGCGCCGGTAGTGCGCCGCAAGGGAGCAGGAGGCAGAGCCGCGGGGAGAGCCCCCGGTCCCCGCAacgggcaggggcggggcctccacagcgccccgccctccccggccccgggccccgccccctcccggcgCAGGGCCGGGGTCCGCCTCCCGCCCCGGCCCGCGACCCGGCGTCGCGCGCTCCCCCCGGGGTGCCATGGCCTCGCGGCTCCTGCACCGGCTGCGGCACGCCCTGACCGGCGACGGCCCCGGGGAGGCGGCGGCCGGCCCCGAGGCTGAGCAGTTCCCGGAGAGCTCGGAACTGGAGGACGACGATGCCGAGGGCCTGTCGTCCCGCCTCAGCGGCACCCTGAGCTTCACCAGCGCCGAGGACGACGACGAGGAGGACGGCGAGGACGACGACGACGCTGACCCCGACCCGCTGTCCGCTGGCGACCGGGTGGCGGGAGAAGACGCAGGCGAGTGCGGGAGGATGGAGGCGGGAACCCTGGGCTCGATTAGGCCTCCACCCCGGCCGCGTTCCCGAGTTGATCCAGCCGAAACTCAAGACACTTCTTTTAAGTGTGTCCAGTTGCctcttggctgtgtgaccttgagagaGTTACAACACCTCTCTGGGCCACGTTCCCTTGTGTCAAATCACTCCCACCTCAGGGTTGTTTGGGGCATGAAATATACAGTCTGGGATACAAACGGTAGTACTGTGCTAGGGATGTTTTGGGGGTGGAAATGTTTCTTTAACGCCTCCTGTCTGCCCGGCAGGTGTTTGGCTCCGGGTCCTTCTCTGGCCCTCCGTTTCCATTTATGTCAGTTAGGGATAAAGCCTTTGTCATTCATTGGGAGGAGTATGAATGAGGTCAGGGCACCTAATTTACATCATACGTGGCCCCAGGCCCATCCTGTGCTCAAGCAGAACGGAGTCCCCCACCTGATGGGCAGCGGGGCAGTCAGCTCCTGACCCGGCAGTTGCAAGATTTCTGGAAGAAGTCCAGGAACACCCTGGTACCCCAGCGGCTGCTCTTTGAGGTGACCAACGCCACCGTGGTTAAGGATCCGCCCTCCAAGTACGTGGTGAGTGAGGGTCCAGGACCCTGAGCTATGAATCTTAGAAGACCCTGGCTTagagaaagtaggggaaacttCAGCATCCTGGGTGATCTGGCTGTGTAGTTATAAATGGCTGCCCCATTtgacaaatggggaaactgaggccagaaaagGGCTGTAACTTGAACAGATCCTCAGGCAAATGAACTTATCCTATCCTGGTTTTGAGACTAAGAACTACTGTGCATGTCCTCTGCCCCCTGGACTTTTGCAAACTGTCAGAAGATGCAAGATACATGGGGAAGAATATTATCTGAGTCAGACTTGAGACCAAGTTGGCATTGGTTGGAAAAATGGGTTTGGGATCCAGATCTTGATTCAGATCCCAGTTATTACCAGTTGTTTGACTTCAGGTGAGTTGTGAAACCTTGACTAACCCGTTTTCTCACCTGAACAATGGGAATAATGCAGGAGTTAAATGAGACAGTACACAGAAAGCCCTTAGCATTGTGCCTGGCATCTTGAAGTGCTCGATAAATGATAGTTCTGTTATTACTATTTTACTTTGGGTTGAAAATGTCAGGCATCTAGGGCCTGTTGTGGCCTCTTTGCAACCAAGAAGAGTCAGTTCTCCAGCACCCACGCCTGTACAGAATAAGCTTGTCCGAAGGACTGGATTTAGGGgattggtatgtgtgtgtatgttcagtcgtgtccgactctttgcagccccatggaccgtagcccaccaggctcctctgtccataggattttccaggcaaggatactggagtgggttgccatttccttcaccaggggattgGTGGATTGGGGTAAAGATCAATCAGTGTTGGGGGCTGGGGGGGTGCGGGCTGATTTCCTGACTGTGGAAAGGAGAAACACATGGAGGATGCGGTTGGCCTGGTCCTGAAACCCAGCCTAACCTGGCTGGTCGTGGCGGCAGCAGCTCCCTGCCTCTCacttccctcctcttccccaccctcctccatTTCTGACTCAGCAGGAAGGGGGCCTGGAGCCCTGTCCCACATCTGGACTTCTCCACCCCTCTCTGAGGCTCTCAGTGAAAAACGGGCCACGCCCACGGGGCAGCTGCTCCAGTTTCAGTGGGGATTGACTCTGATGATGGAGTCTTGAGTGGCAGAAGTCCTGGTTGGGGGTCATGCCCAGGAAGGGGGCGCAAGGAGCAGCTGAGAGACAGGGAAGTTGGGGCAGCTCTGGGAAGAGAATGACAAGATAGAGCTAAGCCTGGCCTGGGCCGGGCCTGGGAGAATCCCACAGGAATCAGGAGCctcttgggctacagtccatggggtcgcagagtcagacacgactgagtgactaggcaacAAATCCTGCTTCAACATCTCCTGGAGGttaagagcacaggctttggaatTGGGTcggcctgggtttgagtcccagctggGTCATTTACCAGCTGCGTGACTTGGAGGAGGTCTTTAAGCCCTTGGCCTTCTCTGGGAGCCTGCCTCCTGAGCTGACAAGAGATACGGACACCTTCCTCGCAGTGAGGTTGTGATGGTGAAATAGTGGCTGTGAAGAACTTGGCAGGGTAGTGCTCAGTTAATGATCCTCATTATTACCTGTCAATAGGACAACAGAAGGATCAGATAATGGATCCAAAATGGATTTTTGTCCAAAAactacaaatgaaaataaaagctagATGAGCATAAGGGGTCACTATAGATGAGAGCTTCCTGAAATGTGTTCTGCAGAAAATTGGTTCCCTGGAATATTAATAACTGtccctttaaagaaaaaacaaaagctttacaGTCAATATTTAATGTTTTGGGAATGCAGTTGAACTAGAGTAAAATAAGTTTCTTTATTGTTAAACTTTCTAATCCTGAATACTAATGTAGACTGAATCTTCCAGAGTGAGCAGGCAAACCTGACTGAGCAGGGGTGGCTACGATATTGGCAATTTCACAGAACAAATTTGAGAGTAAAATCTGGGTTTGGTGTTAGTACACTtttaacgtgtgtgtgtgtgtgtgtgtgtgtgtgtgtgtgtgtgcgcgcgcgcgcatgctCAGTTGCGACTGATTCTTTTTAACATCCAATGCTTGCTAATCCCCTTTTTAGACCTGTTAGCTCAGCACTGTTATAGATTAAGCCATATTTGGGTTCTCAGACCTGGTGGGAAGCTTAATGGTCATCTTGTTCAGCGTTTCGCAAACCTCCATCACCCTCACAATTTTTGTCCTATCTAAATGCTACTTTGACCATTTGGTGCTTATCATTTTTCTTCAAAtcaacctattttttaaaaataactttaaaagacaACTTTACAACACAACTGTATATGGGAAGCCTGACTCACTCACCATAAAGAGAAGAtaactataaaaatgaaagcagtgaAAGTGTCATTAAAGTCTGGCTGGATGCTGCTGCCTGGAGGTGGCACTGACAGATTCTTTCTGGCTCTTTTCTAAAAATGGAGCTGAGAAGGGCTTTTGTGAACCAAACTGAGAGCTTCTCAATTTGTAGTCAGAAAGATTCAGAGAGAATGAGAGGGGGTATCACCTTCTGCCTCTATTCAAGTGTTATCCACTCCAGTGCTTACCACCTAAACATCCCGGGGACCGACGTTTATGCCCGTCCCACACCTGAGTAAACAGTGAGCTGGGCCAGCACTCCATTCACTAGAGTGGAAGTGGACCCAAGAAGGGGACCACCCTGCCTGACTCCCATAGTGAGGGAGCATCTGACCCAAGGGTAGAACTTGGGTCCCAGTCCAGTGTGCTTTTCACACTGGTCCCTACTGGGGCTGTCTGAAGACCTGTGTTGAGGGTCTGGATTGGAATAACCCGGCCATGTGGAGCCATGTGTCCAGAATGGAACAAAGCTACAAGCTGGTCCCAAAGGTTGGCCTGGAGATGGGTCTGGGTTTCAACGCACCGCTGGTTTTCCAGAGGGGCTGTCAGAAGAGCTCACTTTCCAatgggaggggcttcccaggtggcactagtggtaaagaacccttccgCCCaggtaggagacataagagacctgggttcgatccctgggtgggtaagatcccttggaggagggcatggcaacccactccagtattcttgcctggagaatcccatggacagtggagcctggtgggctacagtccatagggtcacacagagtccgacaggactgaagcaactcagcatgcactcCCTGAAAGGGGGTGAGGGGGGCAGCCGTCCAGGCACTGAAGCTcatctctgtctttttctctctgtgctgCCTTGGGCCTGGGTCATTTCAGACGAGCCTCAGGTAAGATGAGACTGGGCACCCCGGCTGCAGCCCCGGCAGCTCCCACCCTCCGGGCTGGCTCGATCTCCAGGGtgaagggaaggggtgggggaagagagttgaaagtgggggtggggggtaggaagagaaggggcccGGGGACACCATGCCTCTGCCCTGACCCCTGCCCTCCCTGCAGCTCTACACCCTCGCCGTGATGGGCCCGGGGCCACCGGATAGCCCGCCGGCCCAGATCTCCCGCCGCTACTCGGACTTTGAGCGGTTGCACCGAAACCTGCAGCGGCAGTTCCGCGGTCCGATGGCTGGCGTCTCCTTCCCCCGCAAGCGCCTGCGCCGGAACTTTACCGCCGAGACCATCGCCCGCCGCAGCCGGGCCTTCGAGCAGTTTCTGGGCCACCTCCAGGCTGTGCCCGAGCTGCGGCAGGCCGCGGACCTGCAGGACTTCTTCGTGCTGCCCGAGCTGCGGCGGGCGCAGAGCCTCACCTGCACCGGCCTCTACCGCGAGGCCCTGGCGCTCTGGGCCAACGCCTGGCAGCTACAGGCCCAGCTGGGCATCCCCTGTGGCCCAGACCGACGTCTGCTGACCTTGGCGGGGCTGGCCGTGTGCCACCAGGAGCTGGAGGACGCTGGGGAGGCCCGGGCATGCTGTGAGAAGGCCCTGCAGCTGCTGGGGGCCAAGAACCCGCACCCTCTGCTGGCCCCCTTTCTGGAGGCCCACGTGCGGCTCTCCTGGCGCCTGGGCCTGGACAAACGCCATTCTGAGGCCCAGCTCCAGGCCCTGCAGGAGGCAGGCCTGACCCCCACACCACCCCCCAGTCTTAAAGAGTTACTCATCAAGGAGGTGCTGGACTAGCGTCACCTAGACTTAAGGCCACTGTGGGAGAGGCGCTGCCCCTGGATGGGGGGTGCATTGGGGGGTGGATGAGAACACAGACAGCTGCTGAGAAGGCTCCCTGGGGTGCTGGGAACCCCGAGAAGGTCCACAGAGAATTTGCAGCACACCAAGGAAATGCGCTGCTTCTGTTGAGCTGCGCTCAGGACAAGCTGGGATGGTGCAGGGAGAAAGTCTGATGCTGCCTCTCCAGCTTATGAATACCTGGGGGCCGTGACCCAGGTCAGGGTCGATGGTCTGTCTTCCCGCAGGCCGGCCTGGCTGAAGGGCTAGGAATTCTGGCCCTGGAGTCCTGGGGTTGATGGCTGGAGGGAGGGCTGCGATCCTGGCCCAGGGGGATTAAAGGGCAGCAGCTCCAGTGGTTCGAGTCTCTTTATTTGGATGTCCCGGACAGAAGGCCCAGCCCTGGATGGTAATCCTGTCTCAGGAGTAGGGGGAGAACAGAGATCCTTGAAGCCCCAGGCCCAGCTGGCACCTCTGGCTACAGATTGCTCTTTGGGTCCTGGGGCTTAACTCGGATCACGCCCTCCTGGGCACAGGACACAGCCAGGACCCCATCCTGACGCCACAGCCGCCCGTGAACCAGGCCCCGGGAGCCACCTGCAGATGAAGAGAAGAGTCTCAATGGCCTTCTGTCTCCTGCTGCCCAGCCAAATGCGCTCCTTGCAAGAGGTGCAACTCGGGTTGGGCCACCCCATGCCAGAGCCATGcttgatggtgtggtcactcccAATCTCCAAGCACCCCTTTTGAAGCCTATTATGGTTGCTCAAGGGTGTAACTCCTCCCAAGGGAGCCCCACTTGATGGTTTAAAAGCACTTTCATGTATCTGCTGActtcctcaagaaaaaaaatcccaagggTAGAAGTTCTGTGAACAGTCTGGTTCAGTAGTTCAGCTAGGCGGATCTGTCCAACCTCTGGCCACTTGTGTAAGGAAACCCATCAGTTCCCTTTCTAATAAACCTGGCCCTCCCGGCCAGtcattcatgttaaaaaaaaaaaaaaaaaaatcttccacaaTCACGGGGACAAAGGTGCTCAGGGGAAAGGATATGAAGCCATGAGGAGCCTAGGCAATCCCCTCCACACGTGGAGATTCTCCCTTGCTACCTAGGGCCGACGTCTAATGTTTAGGAAGGGAACTGCTGGTTTCTTTTAAACACAGTACAGCCCACTTAGTTCTCACGGTAGCCAAGTAAAGCAGGCCTTGTCCTGTGTTCTAGATGATGACACTCAAACCCAGAGAGGCTTGGGAACTTGGCCTTAAGGATCAGGTCAAAGCCGAACCCAAGAGACCTACCATCAAGGTGTCTGTTCTGTGCTGTGATGCTGttgattcttgagagtccctcttCCCTGAGTATAAAGAGTCCCTTA from the Dama dama isolate Ldn47 chromosome 23, ASM3311817v1, whole genome shotgun sequence genome contains:
- the SNX21 gene encoding sorting nexin-21; its protein translation is MGFPQPSWSKGPGIPGRLRERAGREAGQRQEGAGAALGANWAGSVEPGRPRPASGSCTRERGAGPGSASRPGPRPGVARSPRGAMASRLLHRLRHALTGDGPGEAAAGPEAEQFPESSELEDDDAEGLSSRLSGTLSFTSAEDDDEEDGEDDDDADPDPLSAGDRVAGEDAGPSCAQAERSPPPDGQRGSQLLTRQLQDFWKKSRNTLVPQRLLFEVTNATVVKDPPSKYVLYTLAVMGPGPPDSPPAQISRRYSDFERLHRNLQRQFRGPMAGVSFPRKRLRRNFTAETIARRSRAFEQFLGHLQAVPELRQAADLQDFFVLPELRRAQSLTCTGLYREALALWANAWQLQAQLGIPCGPDRRLLTLAGLAVCHQELEDAGEARACCEKALQLLGAKNPHPLLAPFLEAHVRLSWRLGLDKRHSEAQLQALQEAGLTPTPPPSLKELLIKEVLD